DNA sequence from the Lysinibacillus sp. OF-1 genome:
AAAGAATTAGATGCTAGTTTCGAATTAGAAATGATGCATTTTAATCAATATAAGCATCAAATTGTGGATGGTTCACCATTAAATGATGATATGAAGAAAATGATTCAACAATTTGAGGAGGCAGACGCTTACATCATTGCAACGCCTATTTTTCAAGCGTCCATCCCAGGTGTTTTGAAAAATGCTTTTGACTACTTACATCCTAAAACGATGCGCTATAAGCCCGTATCTATCGTCGCAAACGGTGGCACATACCAACATCACCTTGTAGTCGAAAATCAATTAAAACCTATTTTAGATTACTTCCGTGCCCTTGTTACGCCTAACTATGTATACACACATACATCACATTTTGATGCAGATAATAACATTGTTGATGAAGATGTTCATAGTCGTTTACGTGAATTAGCACGTGTATTTGTTCAATATTGCGAAATGAGCAAGAACTTGCCGAAGGAAACAATTGATCAACATTAAGATAGCCCTTGTACGGTGGTAAGAAATCACTGTGCAGGGGATTTTTCTTTGTAAGTATTCTTTTAGGATGTGCTAAAATAAAACTTTAGTGACTCGGGAGGGAGGGCTGCTCATGCAGGACATAGCTTTACTAGAAAAACAACGCTGTAGTCTTATTTTGACCAATAAGGCGAAGGAAGCGGTAGAGGAATGCTCAGCAAACGAGCATGCCTTTTTTACGTTACAAAGATCTTTTACTGTTTACATTGAAAAACGCAAAGCAAAAAAAGTTGGTGAAACCTTTTTATCCATCTATTTTAATGCGGAGGACAATGAAAAATTAAGCGATTTACTTGCGGAAAAAACAGTCATTATGGATTGTGTGCTGAAGCTAGAAGGTTTGTTGGCGACTAATATTCGTTTTGTGCATATGCGTGGTCCTATCAATACAAATCGCCGCCTAGCAGCCGCATTACAATTTGTCACAAAGCCTAACAATGGAGCAGGCATTCCACTGGAGCTTCATACAAAAATAAGGCAGTTACCGATAGCGGAAGAACGCACAGAATATGTAAAAAAACGTATAGCTAGCTGGGAAGGCTATTTAAAAATTCAAGAACGTGATGCAACGATTGACGATATTCATACAGAATTTAAGCAAAGCTACTTCAACGAAGACTTTACACGCTTAACGATTGTTTGTCCCTACATAAAGAGTAAAGAGTGGAAAAAGTTAGAGGGTTTAAGTGTAAGTATTCAAGGGGTTCGTGGTGAAATTGGGCAAGTTTTAAAGGCGAATGCAGGAAAACAAACGATTGAAATTGATTTAAAGCCTTTTATACAGGAAATGGCTCGTAAGGATCAGCTGAATCTTCGTTCGAAGCAAGCAAGCTTTAGTAATTTTGCGACCTTAAGTCAAATTCGAAGATTACGAAATGGCTTCACAAAGCTAGAGAAGGGTGAGGCAGTTAACCCTAATTTAGAAACTATCCTGTTTGAACGGCGCCCAACAGTCCGAGCGTCCAAGCTACGAGAAGATATTACGTTTCAAAATAATTTAAATGAATATCAAAGACGAGCAGTATTAGGTGCATTATCTGTTGAGGATTTGTATGTCATACAAGGTCCTCCAGGAACGGGAAAAACGACTGTCATCTCAGAGATTTGTCAGCAAAATGTCAAGGCGGGCTTAAAAACACTAGTAGCATCACAATCAAATTTAGCCGTCGACAATGCATTAGGACGTTTGCTAGCCAATCAAGAAATTCGAATTTTACGCTATGGAAGAACGGAAAGTATCGAGGAAGAAGGCAAAAAATTCATAGAGGAAAATGTCGCTCTCCAATGGCGTGAACAAACACTGGCTGCAATCGAAGAGACAATAGCAATATTTCCAGAACGCGAGCTAGAGCTAAAAGCCAATCTTGCAAAAGCAGAAGATGAACTAGAAAAATTGGAGCAGTGGCTAGAACAATTAACTCAGGAAATTGCCGCAAAAGAGCAAGCAGCAATTGAAGAACCCATTCTACAGCAGGAGATTCAAGCATTAAAAAAAGAATTGAAGGCTGCTAAAACAGAGCAACAAACATGTGAAGCACAAAAAGAGCATTATGAGAAACAGCTCGCACAAATCGAACCAATTGTACAGCAGCTTGAACAGGCACTTGCTGATTATCCCTCGGTCGAGCAACTACAGTGTACGATTCAGGAAACTACAGAAAAAGTGGAACAATTAGAAGCGGCTGCTCAGTATAAAGAACTACAAGAACAAAAGCAGCAGTTAACTCAGCAATTTCAAGAAATACAACAGAAATATGAAATCGAAAGTAAGCGTCTAGTCATTATGAAGGAAGCTCAAAAGTATATCTACACCTTAACTTCGTTTGAGCTTATCGAGCGATTTTTACAGCACTATCAAATTCGCCCTTCCCATGTACTTTCTCAGCAAATGAGTCGCTTGCAGCATTTGGAAGATGCGAAAGATTTAGAGGCATGGTCAACGATCAATGCTCGCCTCCAAAAGGCGATTGCCAAGTTAGAGGCTTTAGTTATTCATGAAGTGAAGGAACGAGCCCTTGCTAAAAGTAGATTACAACCCGTACAATCATTTTCTCTGCAAAACCTCACAGGAGTATTCGCAGAGCTGAACACGGCTTTTCAGGATGGTCAATTACCAGCAACTGATGTTCTAGAGAGTTATCTGCTTGGGCTATATATGCGTCGTGATTTCGTTTGGCAAAAGGGAGTAGCACTAAAGCAACAACAAGAGCATAAAGATCAGGAATTTGAATCTTTCCGTAAAAATCTAGTGACTTTGATTCATCAGGAATGTGCAATCACTAGCTTTGATGTGCAAAGTTTACAACGTCAACTCCAACCATTTTTACAGCATACAGAGCGTTTACAACAGTTAGCAAACGCCTTCCAGATTACTGAGGAGCCAGAAGAATCTGTAGAATATTTAAAGATTCTTACCTCACAAGCTAGGGAGTCTCTTCAACAAGCAAAGCAACAGCTTGAGGCAGTGGAACAGGCGAAAGTACAACTAGTTCCGAAGCAAGCCTCTCTACAGACTGTCACAACAAGCTTACAGGAAGTGGAGCAGCAGCTAACACAAATGGAAGAGCGTATAAAGGACATTAATATTGCTGGATTAAAGAAAGAAAAGCAACTAGCAGTTTATACACAGCTTTTACAATCTACGCCAGAACGTACTGCTGAAGAGGTGCTGGAAGCTATTCAAACTTCTAAACAGGCCATTGAAGCATTACAGCGGCAGCAAAAGCAGCTACCTCTTCGCCAAAAACTACAAGAACAATGGCGTGAAAAACTACAAAACGCAACAGAGTATGATTTAGATGAAATTCGAAAATTATATGTACGTCATGCGAACGTTATCGGAACAACATGTGTAGCTTCCGCTAGTAAAGAGTTTATGGAGAATTACCCAACTTTTGATGTGGTCATTATTGATGAAGTTTCAAAGGCAACGCCACCAGAATTACTGTTACCAATGCTTAAGGGGAAAAAAGTTATTTTAGTAGGTGACCATCATCAGCTTCCACCATTACTTGGGGATGATACGCTGGAGGAAACATTGAAGGCAATGCTAGAAGAAAATCCAAACTTTGAAGGTGCACAGGAATTAAAAAATCTGTTGCGTGAATCATTATTTGAGCGTTTATTTAATAATTTGCCTCCAACACATAAACAAATGCTAGCATTACAATACCGTATGCATGAGAAAATCATGCAAAGTATCACACCATTTTATGCGAAAGAAGAAAATGGATTACAATGTGGGTTGCCAGATTCAGATGCAGCAAGAGATCATGGCTTAGAGGGTCAATTTGTAAAACGTAATGATCATTTACTATGGATTGATATGCCAACGGAGAAGCCTTATTTAGAGGAGCAGGTAAAAGGTGGGACGAGTCGTTATAACGAAGGGGAATTACAAACGATTCGCCGTATCTTAGTAGATCTTAATGAGGCAGTGAAGGCGGCAAAAGAAGCAGGGCGTATGCCGCACGATGCTCTGAAAAGCGTAGGTGTCATTAGTTTCTACGGTGAGCAGGTAAAGAAAATCAATCGTCTGCTGCAACAGGAATTACAGCTACCACACTTGCAGTTTAGAACAGGTACTGTCGATAAGTTTCAGGGGATGGAAATGGATGTCATTTTAGTGAGTATGGTTCGTAATACACCTAAAGGCGGGGATATTGGTTTTGCCAGAGATTATCGTCGTTTAAATGTTGCGCTATCTCGTGCCCGAGAGTTACTTCTACTTGTAGGAAGTGCCGAGATGTTTGCGAAGCGTGCAAAGCATCAAGATACAAGAGAAATGTATACCAATTTATTAAACACAGTAAAATCCTACGATGGCTTGCGTAATCATGAAGGATTGGTGATGTAGAGTGTCAAAATTACAACAACGACTAATGCGTGAACTTCAACAAAATCGCAATATAAAGATTGTCAAAACCGCTGAATGGTGTATTCCTATTCGAACGGTCAGTGTGACCTATGAGCCAGTTAGGCGTTCAACAATGGATGTTTTAATGACTATGTTACTGTTAAGTATTCAGGAGGCTGATTTTGGAAGTGCCCAGGAATTGAGTGAGCTATTACTGGTCGACCCGCTATTTATTGATGACTTAGTTTCTTTAATGATTCGCGTAAATCTTGTAAAGAGCGAGGAACAGTTTTATAGGCTAACTGAAAAAGGGCAACAGCAGCTAGAACGGGGGATTTTTGAAGAGGAGTTAGAAGTAGAAACATCTACACTTTACTTTAGCCCCTGCCACCAATCATTTCTCACAATTGATACAAATAATGATGAATATGATGAATTACCAGAGCTATACCGTTATATCGATAAAGAGGCTGAACAACAGGAGCAGTTTGAGGAGTCGCTAGTGATAGCTGGATTACAAGAAGTGAACGCAGAGGGGGAAGAGAACTCCCAAAAAATCATCTCAAAAATTGTTCAAACAGAAGCCCAACAAATTAATGATAGTCCATGTTTAGAGTTTGTTCTTTATGATAGGGAGCAGGATCTACTCTTTGTACGAGTGTGGAATACATTACTTAATCAATGGGATCATCATTTAGAGCAACAGCTTACAGACAAAGAACAGTTAATATGGCGTGAGCAATATTTAACTTAATTCAACTGGTATTCAAAAGCCAGAACAAAAACGAACGTGGACACACGTTCGTTTTTGTTTTTATATGATAAATCATAAAGATGGGTAAGAAATTTATAAAATCGTTTCGATAAAATGTGGCATTAGCATATATTACTTTATGAAAAGGAGGGGACAGATGTTAACGATTAGTTTATGTATGATTGTTAGAAACGCACAATGTACGATTGAAAGATGCTTAGATTCGGTTCAGCATATAGTGGATGAGATTAATATCATTGATACAGGATCGACTGATCGTACGAAGGATATTGTCCAAAGTTATACCTCTCGAATTTACGATTTTCCCTGGTGTGATCATTTTGCCAAGGCACGAAATTTCTCCTTTCAACAGGCAACAAAGGATTATATTTTATGGCTCGATGCAGATGACGTCATGACACAGGAAGACCAGCACAAGTTGAGTCAACTAAAGCACTCTTTATATCCATCTGTTGATGCTGTAACGATGGATTATTACCTAACGCTTGATCAAGATGGCGTAGTGGAGTGTAGTGAACGAAAGTATCGTCTTGTAAAAAGAGCGAATCATTTTCAATGGGAGGGAGCTGTCCATGAAAATTTAAAGGTATCTGGTCAGCTCTATCATAGTGATATCGCTGTCACGCACTTACCAGTAAAAAAAGATATTCATCGTCCTATTCGTATTTATGAGGGGTTAATAAGGGAGGGGCATTCGCTTTCAGCAAGAGACATATTTTATTATGCGAATGAATTGAAACAGCATCAACGTTATGTGGAGGCGATTAATCAATATCATCTATTTTTGGATAGCGATATAGGTACTACAGAAGATCGTATTGAGGCTTGTTTACATGTAGGGGAGTGCTATCGTCGACTACACGATGATCAACAAGCACAGCAAGCTATTTTGCAATCCTTCTTATATGATCGACCAAAGCCAGAAGCATGTTGCCGTATGGGCCAATTTTTTATGGAGCAATCAAAACATAAAGAGGCTATTTACTGGTATTCTCAAGCCTTGCAACAAGCTCCTGTCTATTCAATGACGATCCAAAAACGTTGTTACTCCACATGGCTTCCTCATTTACAATTAAGTCTGTTATATAGGGAGCTACGGTTATTTGAAAATGCCTATCAGCATAATCTAGAGGCACAAAAATGGAAACCAAACCATCCCGAAATAAAGGATAACGAAAAATACTTACGCAATCAATTAGGGGTATAAATCCTTTTATTGGAAAGGTACATCAATAAACAGGACATAAATAGCTTGGCCAATTAATACAGATACACCAACAACAATCGTCATAAAAATCACATTACGTGGTCTAAAATTTTTTGCCTCCATTAAAAACCTCCTTTAAGATAGAATATTCAGTCAATTCAAGATATGTTTAGATGGAATGAGTATGCATAAGAAAAGAGCAAATTCACATTTAGTGTGAATTTGCTCTTGTTCATTAATCAAGCTTTAACCCTTTCAATGCTTCAGCAAGGGCGTTGTTTACAGGCTCTTCATCTTTTTGTTGTTTTAAATACTTTTGTACGGAGCGTTTATCAACCTTGCCTCCGCCTTCTTTTTTCCGTCTTGCCTCAAAGGCCGATAATTTTTCACGATAACCACATTTACACACAAAAATTTGACCATCGCCTTCTCCACGAAGCTCTAATTTTTTATGGCATTGAGGACAGCGTGCATTTGTAGTACGTGAGACATTTTTACGATGACCACATTCACGATCTTGGCAAACAAGCATTTTTCCTTTTTTGCCATTCACCTCGAGCATCGGTTTACCACAATCTGGGCAGGATTTAGTAGAGATATTATCATGCTTATACTTTTTGTCACTACCTTTAATGTCCGTAACAATTTCCTTCGTATAATTTTTCATCTCGCTAATAAATACATCCTTTTTTAGCTTGCCCTTTGCAATAAGCTCAAGTTTTTGCTCCCAATCTGCTGTGAGCGCAGGTGATTTTAATTCCTCTGGCACTAAGTCGAGTAGTTGACGACCTTTAGAGGTAATATAAATATCCTTGCCACCACGCTTTTCAATTAAGAAAGAATTAAAAAGCTTATCAATAATGTCAGCACGTGTTGCCACTGTACCAAGACCACCCGTAGATTTTAATGTGTCGGCTAATTTTTTATCACTCGTTGCCATATATTTTGCTGGGTTTTCCATGGCTGATAACAAAGTGGCTTCATTAAAATGAGCAGGTGGCTTTGTTTGACCAGATGTTTGAGCAAGAAGTTTTATTTTTAAAATGTCTCCTTTATCAATACGGGGAAGTATTTGTTCCTTTACATCATCTGATGTGTCCTCATCCTCGAAGCGATGTTCATACACTTCCTTCCAGCCAGCTAATAAAATCGTTTTTCCACGAGCAATAAAACTTTCTTCGCCAATTTTTGCACGAAGTGTTAGCTGTTCATATTCAAAAGCTGGCAGTAGCACAGCTAGGAAACGCTTTACAACTAGATCATAAATTTTACGTTCTTTATCCGAGAAAGCAGAATAATTCACATAGCCCTCTGTTGGAATAATCGCGTGGTGATCAGATACCTTGCTATCATCGACAAAGGCTTTTGTTGGCTTGATTGGTTTAGTAAGCAGTTTGTTGGCGATGGAGCGATATTCACCTATACCACAAGCCTTTAAGCGTTCAGGTATTGTGGCTACAATGTCTTGAGAAATAAAGCGAGAATCCGTACGTGGATAAGTTAACACTTTATGTTGCTCATATAGCTTTTGCATAATATTCAATGTTTCTTTCGCTGAGTAGCCAAAGATTTTATTGGCATCACGCTGTAATTCAGTTAAATCATAGAGACCTGGGGCAAATGTTTTTTTAGGTTTTTTTTCAATGTCAGCGACGATGGCATGGCTATTTCCTAGTTTTCTTACCAACGTATCTATTTTTTCTTTATCAAAGCTACGACTATTACCATTTTGGTCTTGCCAAGTGAGCTTCAAGTTGTCCGTTGTTTGTGCTTCAATCCCATAATAAGTTTGTGCTTTAAAGTTTTTAATTTCATCTTCGCGCGTCGCAATTATTGCTACAGTTGGTGTTTGTACACGTCCACAGTTCAGCTGTGCGTTAAAGCGGGTAGTTAAAGCACGAGTAGCATTGAGCCCGATATACCAATCTGCCTCAGAACGAGCTACAGCAGAGGCATAAAGATTATCATAGGCTTTGCCTGGCTTTAGATTAGCAAAGCCATCTTTTATTGCCTTATCTGTTACAGAGGAAATCCATAAGCGTTTTAGTGGCTTTTTGATCTTCACCTTATCGAGTATCCAGCGAGCTACTAATTCACCCTCACGTCCAGCATCTGTTGCAATGATAATTTCGTTTACATCATTGCGTGTAAGCTGACTTTTGACCGCATTAAATTGTTTCCCAGTTTGTTTGATAACTGTTAATTTTAAGCGTTCAGGTAGCATTGGTAAATCTTCAAGATTCCACGTTTTATATTTCACATCATAACTTTCAGGGTCAGCTAGTGTGACAAGATGTCCAAGCGCCCAAGTAACGATATACTTATCTCCTTCAAGGAAACCATTTCCCTTTTTATTACACTTCAGTACACGTGCAATGTCACGTGCTACAGAAGGTTTTTCAGCGATTACTACGCTCTTTGCCATTGTTAACACCCTTTCATAGTTCCATGGTTTTAAATATAGCATAGGTTGAGTGGGTTGGCAGTTGAACTGTAGCGAAATTTGCTAAATGTCGATGAAAAGAGTAAACATGTCAGACTTGGAGTTGTTACAGTACTGAAAATAGAAATTTCAGAAAAAACATTGAATTCAGAAAATAAATGTGCTAGGCTAGTGTACATAAAATGAAGCGAAGACTTCAAATATTAATAAAAAAAGGATGCACTTCTTTTATGGGGAATCAAACAATTCAGCAAATGATTCAGGAGAAATATCAAGAGTTGTCCAAAAGTCAGCAAAAGGTAGCTACATTCATATTAAAAAATTTACAGATAGTAGGAGTTCACTCCGCTTCATATGTAGGGGAAAAGGCTGGCGTAAGTGAAACGACAGTTATTCGCTTTTGTTACGCATTAGGCTTATCTGGTTATGCACAATTGCAACGTCAGGTGACAATGCATTTATTTAATAAAGGAAATGAAAGTAGTTTACAAAATTATTTGCAATCTAAGCAGGCTTTTTTTGAAAATCCACGTTTTTATGTAAAGACTATGGAAAAGGATGCATCTCGCATTTTATATATGGCTAAAAACATTGATGAGGAAGATTTTAATCGAGCTTCAGTATTGCTCCATGAGAAGAAAAAAATATATATTGCAGGGATTGGCTCCTCTCATTTAGCTGCACAATGGTTCCACTTTACACTAAATCTTTTGCGACCAAATGTTGTACTGTTAAATTTTGAGACAAGTGAGGTCATACGTGCAATCCAAGAGATTGATGAGGATAGCGTAGTTATTATTTTATCGTTCCACCGTTACTTTAAAGAACCGATCCAATTTGCAGCTGAAATACAAGAAAAAAAATGCGAAATTATCGGCATTACGGATTCACAAATTGCACCTATTACCCAATATGCAACCATTACCTTTGTGAACGAACAACAACAAGAAGTGTCCACAATAGATGCTATGCCAGCACTTATAGCATTTTTAAATACTCTAATAGCAGGAATGACTGCACAAAATCATGACTACTATGAAAATCAGCGCGTAAAATATGATGATTTCGAAAATAGCTTTTTAGCAAACCGATGGAGTTGACTACTATGAACCAAGTTTTACAAGAGTTACAGCCACGTCTTGCAGATATTTTTAGACATTTACATGAACATCCAGAAGTTAGCTGGCAAGAACATAATACAACACAATATATAGCAAATTTATTGAGAGAAGCCCAAATGGAGCCGCATCTTTTTGAAGATATGACAGGGCTTTATGTTGATATTGGTAATGGAATACCTAAAGTAGGGTTTCGCACGGATATAGATGCGCTTTGGCAGGAGGTTAATGGTGTCTTTCAAGCTAACCATTCTTGTGGACATGATGGTCATATGACGATAGCTATTGGGACTGCATTGCTGTTAAAGGATATGGAACATCTACTTTCAGGTGCTGTACGCATTCTATTTCAACCTGCTGAGGAAAAGGCCCAAGGAGCGCGGGCATTTGTCGAAAAAGGTATTATGGATGATTTAGAATATTTATTCGGTGTTCATGTTCGACCATTAAAGGAATTAGAGGATGGGGCGTATGCGCCTGCATTGTATCATGGAGCAGCAAAGCTTTTTACAGGGACCATTATTGGGGAGGAGGCACATGGCGCACG
Encoded proteins:
- a CDS encoding NADPH-dependent FMN reductase, with translation MKILLVDGTMFGRKTGAILEQVEQYIKELDASFELEMMHFNQYKHQIVDGSPLNDDMKKMIQQFEEADAYIIATPIFQASIPGVLKNAFDYLHPKTMRYKPVSIVANGGTYQHHLVVENQLKPILDYFRALVTPNYVYTHTSHFDADNNIVDEDVHSRLRELARVFVQYCEMSKNLPKETIDQH
- a CDS encoding DNA topoisomerase III, which gives rise to MAKSVVIAEKPSVARDIARVLKCNKKGNGFLEGDKYIVTWALGHLVTLADPESYDVKYKTWNLEDLPMLPERLKLTVIKQTGKQFNAVKSQLTRNDVNEIIIATDAGREGELVARWILDKVKIKKPLKRLWISSVTDKAIKDGFANLKPGKAYDNLYASAVARSEADWYIGLNATRALTTRFNAQLNCGRVQTPTVAIIATREDEIKNFKAQTYYGIEAQTTDNLKLTWQDQNGNSRSFDKEKIDTLVRKLGNSHAIVADIEKKPKKTFAPGLYDLTELQRDANKIFGYSAKETLNIMQKLYEQHKVLTYPRTDSRFISQDIVATIPERLKACGIGEYRSIANKLLTKPIKPTKAFVDDSKVSDHHAIIPTEGYVNYSAFSDKERKIYDLVVKRFLAVLLPAFEYEQLTLRAKIGEESFIARGKTILLAGWKEVYEHRFEDEDTSDDVKEQILPRIDKGDILKIKLLAQTSGQTKPPAHFNEATLLSAMENPAKYMATSDKKLADTLKSTGGLGTVATRADIIDKLFNSFLIEKRGGKDIYITSKGRQLLDLVPEELKSPALTADWEQKLELIAKGKLKKDVFISEMKNYTKEIVTDIKGSDKKYKHDNISTKSCPDCGKPMLEVNGKKGKMLVCQDRECGHRKNVSRTTNARCPQCHKKLELRGEGDGQIFVCKCGYREKLSAFEARRKKEGGGKVDKRSVQKYLKQQKDEEPVNNALAEALKGLKLD
- a CDS encoding glycosyltransferase family 2 protein gives rise to the protein MLTISLCMIVRNAQCTIERCLDSVQHIVDEINIIDTGSTDRTKDIVQSYTSRIYDFPWCDHFAKARNFSFQQATKDYILWLDADDVMTQEDQHKLSQLKHSLYPSVDAVTMDYYLTLDQDGVVECSERKYRLVKRANHFQWEGAVHENLKVSGQLYHSDIAVTHLPVKKDIHRPIRIYEGLIREGHSLSARDIFYYANELKQHQRYVEAINQYHLFLDSDIGTTEDRIEACLHVGECYRRLHDDQQAQQAILQSFLYDRPKPEACCRMGQFFMEQSKHKEAIYWYSQALQQAPVYSMTIQKRCYSTWLPHLQLSLLYRELRLFENAYQHNLEAQKWKPNHPEIKDNEKYLRNQLGV
- a CDS encoding M20 peptidase aminoacylase family protein, with the translated sequence MNQVLQELQPRLADIFRHLHEHPEVSWQEHNTTQYIANLLREAQMEPHLFEDMTGLYVDIGNGIPKVGFRTDIDALWQEVNGVFQANHSCGHDGHMTIAIGTALLLKDMEHLLSGAVRILFQPAEEKAQGARAFVEKGIMDDLEYLFGVHVRPLKELEDGAYAPALYHGAAKLFTGTIIGEEAHGARPELAINAIEVGAAIVEGLQKIWTDPNISASVKMTQFNAGGTSTNIIPGKATFSIDARAQTNEVMQVITEGVERVKASVEAMYGAKIFLQVDAHIVAAVVNDEALQHMKAAIIDVVGEKACASPIVTPGGEDFHFYTYERPKLKATMLGLGCGVTPGLHHPQMTFNQDRLLIGVNIMTKAILRAL
- a CDS encoding MurR/RpiR family transcriptional regulator; this encodes MGNQTIQQMIQEKYQELSKSQQKVATFILKNLQIVGVHSASYVGEKAGVSETTVIRFCYALGLSGYAQLQRQVTMHLFNKGNESSLQNYLQSKQAFFENPRFYVKTMEKDASRILYMAKNIDEEDFNRASVLLHEKKKIYIAGIGSSHLAAQWFHFTLNLLRPNVVLLNFETSEVIRAIQEIDEDSVVIILSFHRYFKEPIQFAAEIQEKKCEIIGITDSQIAPITQYATITFVNEQQQEVSTIDAMPALIAFLNTLIAGMTAQNHDYYENQRVKYDDFENSFLANRWS
- a CDS encoding DEAD/DEAH box helicase; translation: MQDIALLEKQRCSLILTNKAKEAVEECSANEHAFFTLQRSFTVYIEKRKAKKVGETFLSIYFNAEDNEKLSDLLAEKTVIMDCVLKLEGLLATNIRFVHMRGPINTNRRLAAALQFVTKPNNGAGIPLELHTKIRQLPIAEERTEYVKKRIASWEGYLKIQERDATIDDIHTEFKQSYFNEDFTRLTIVCPYIKSKEWKKLEGLSVSIQGVRGEIGQVLKANAGKQTIEIDLKPFIQEMARKDQLNLRSKQASFSNFATLSQIRRLRNGFTKLEKGEAVNPNLETILFERRPTVRASKLREDITFQNNLNEYQRRAVLGALSVEDLYVIQGPPGTGKTTVISEICQQNVKAGLKTLVASQSNLAVDNALGRLLANQEIRILRYGRTESIEEEGKKFIEENVALQWREQTLAAIEETIAIFPERELELKANLAKAEDELEKLEQWLEQLTQEIAAKEQAAIEEPILQQEIQALKKELKAAKTEQQTCEAQKEHYEKQLAQIEPIVQQLEQALADYPSVEQLQCTIQETTEKVEQLEAAAQYKELQEQKQQLTQQFQEIQQKYEIESKRLVIMKEAQKYIYTLTSFELIERFLQHYQIRPSHVLSQQMSRLQHLEDAKDLEAWSTINARLQKAIAKLEALVIHEVKERALAKSRLQPVQSFSLQNLTGVFAELNTAFQDGQLPATDVLESYLLGLYMRRDFVWQKGVALKQQQEHKDQEFESFRKNLVTLIHQECAITSFDVQSLQRQLQPFLQHTERLQQLANAFQITEEPEESVEYLKILTSQARESLQQAKQQLEAVEQAKVQLVPKQASLQTVTTSLQEVEQQLTQMEERIKDINIAGLKKEKQLAVYTQLLQSTPERTAEEVLEAIQTSKQAIEALQRQQKQLPLRQKLQEQWREKLQNATEYDLDEIRKLYVRHANVIGTTCVASASKEFMENYPTFDVVIIDEVSKATPPELLLPMLKGKKVILVGDHHQLPPLLGDDTLEETLKAMLEENPNFEGAQELKNLLRESLFERLFNNLPPTHKQMLALQYRMHEKIMQSITPFYAKEENGLQCGLPDSDAARDHGLEGQFVKRNDHLLWIDMPTEKPYLEEQVKGGTSRYNEGELQTIRRILVDLNEAVKAAKEAGRMPHDALKSVGVISFYGEQVKKINRLLQQELQLPHLQFRTGTVDKFQGMEMDVILVSMVRNTPKGGDIGFARDYRRLNVALSRARELLLLVGSAEMFAKRAKHQDTREMYTNLLNTVKSYDGLRNHEGLVM